The following proteins are co-located in the Gloeocapsa sp. DLM2.Bin57 genome:
- a CDS encoding GTP-binding protein, whose product MTDTNGYSSFLHNRKILEKLIVQQLSFLEVLEMKGWIETLNNLQERVRSDNFKVLVVGEFKRGKSTFINALLGQEILPSYAKPCTAIINEIKWGNVPRAVLHFNSDENGYVKPAQEIPIDQVENYVVIKDGFDQREAINTTPYEKVEIFWQLDLCQNGVEIIDSPGLNENEIRQKVTMDYLSTVDAILFVLTCEALAAQSEIDVINNTLRKAGHEDIFFVCNRFDSIRKKEQADLKEYGISRLAPLTKKGERRVFFISALKALEARLDEDEEELEKSGIIPLENDLQEFLINERGKVKLLRPAMELRRSLQEARRILPERRNLLRTDIKTLEQRFAEAQKPLEQLELQRKQIVSRINNFLEDMRLAVRGQAQEFYVQLADVKINEWIANYEVKEPIEFFKFELLTKQIERVATEITEYFAQQIEQELGDWQSKNLEPMIKQRLESLMLELDTKTEKFIENVDNLRLTIAPGSFNISNVADSERKVSAIERILATAGGFVIGGFGSAAVGAVFGYQEMLKSIIPQIALAFGALLLGLTSPWVLVPLLMGGGLVQGLFKMQSTNNKVKEAVAKEYIKQLRNANYEQSSQIADSIVDKLREFQTNIDKGLEKEIQSIRDQVNSVLIEKQKGEANVAQKITELEEIEEQLNQIDSKLDEFITKVTLG is encoded by the coding sequence ATGACAGATACTAATGGATACAGCAGTTTTCTTCACAACCGCAAAATTCTCGAAAAACTAATTGTTCAACAACTCAGTTTCCTTGAAGTTTTAGAAATGAAAGGCTGGATTGAAACCCTCAATAATCTTCAAGAAAGAGTCAGATCTGATAACTTTAAAGTGTTGGTAGTTGGTGAGTTTAAAAGAGGTAAAAGTACTTTTATCAATGCTCTTTTAGGTCAAGAAATCTTACCTTCTTACGCTAAACCATGTACAGCAATTATTAATGAAATAAAATGGGGAAATGTTCCCCGTGCTGTGTTGCACTTTAATTCTGATGAAAATGGTTATGTTAAACCAGCTCAAGAAATTCCTATTGACCAAGTGGAAAACTATGTAGTTATCAAAGATGGTTTTGATCAAAGAGAAGCTATTAATACCACTCCTTATGAAAAAGTGGAAATTTTTTGGCAACTAGATTTATGTCAAAATGGTGTAGAAATTATTGATTCTCCTGGATTGAATGAAAACGAAATTCGTCAGAAAGTCACGATGGACTACTTGTCAACGGTTGATGCGATTTTATTTGTGTTAACCTGTGAAGCTTTAGCAGCTCAATCAGAAATAGACGTTATCAATAATACTTTGAGAAAAGCAGGTCATGAAGATATCTTTTTTGTCTGTAATCGCTTTGATTCAATTCGCAAGAAAGAACAAGCAGACTTGAAAGAATATGGTATTTCTCGCTTAGCCCCATTAACAAAAAAAGGTGAAAGAAGAGTCTTTTTTATTAGCGCTTTAAAAGCTTTAGAAGCTCGGTTAGATGAAGATGAAGAAGAGTTAGAAAAATCAGGAATTATTCCCCTAGAAAATGACTTACAAGAATTTTTAATAAATGAACGAGGGAAAGTTAAATTATTACGTCCTGCCATGGAGTTAAGACGTTCTCTTCAAGAAGCACGCCGAATCTTACCAGAGCGACGCAATCTGCTGAGAACTGATATTAAAACCCTTGAACAACGTTTTGCTGAAGCTCAAAAACCTCTAGAACAATTAGAGCTACAACGTAAACAAATTGTTAGTCGCATTAATAATTTTCTTGAAGATATGCGCTTAGCTGTGAGAGGACAAGCACAAGAATTTTATGTACAATTAGCTGATGTTAAGATTAATGAATGGATAGCAAATTATGAAGTTAAAGAGCCAATAGAATTTTTTAAATTTGAACTCTTAACTAAGCAAATTGAACGAGTAGCTACAGAGATTACTGAATATTTTGCCCAGCAAATTGAACAAGAATTGGGTGATTGGCAAAGTAAAAACTTAGAGCCAATGATTAAACAAAGGCTAGAAAGTCTTATGTTGGAACTCGATACAAAAACTGAAAAATTTATCGAAAACGTCGATAATTTACGATTAACAATCGCTCCTGGTAGTTTTAATATCTCTAATGTAGCTGATTCAGAAAGAAAAGTCTCAGCAATAGAAAGAATTTTAGCTACAGCTGGTGGTTTTGTGATAGGTGGTTTTGGTAGCGCAGCGGTTGGAGCGGTATTTGGATACCAAGAAATGTTAAAAAGTATCATACCTCAAATAGCTTTAGCATTTGGAGCACTTTTATTAGGTTTGACTAGTCCTTGGGTTTTAGTTCCCTTATTAATGGGGGGTGGTTTAGTACAGGGATTGTTTAAAATGCAATCCACCAACAATAAGGTAAAAGAAGCAGTTGCTAAAGAATATATTAAGCAATTACGTAACGCTAATTATGAACAATCTTCTCAAATTGCTGATTCTATAGTTGACAAATTACGGGAATTTCAAACAAATATAGATAAGGGTTTAGAAAAGGAAATTCAAAGTATTCGCGACCAGGTTAATTCTGTCTTGATTGAAAAGCAAAAAGGAGAAGCTAATGTAGCTCAAAAAATCACAGAATTAGAAGAAATTGAGGAGCAGTTAAATCAAATTGATAGTAAGTTAGACGAATTTATTACTAAAGTTACTTTAGGTTAG
- the gnd gene encoding decarboxylating NADP(+)-dependent phosphogluconate dehydrogenase gives MVKRSFGVIGLAVMGENLALNVESRGFPIAVYNRTSAKTETFMSERGQGKDIKAAYSLEEFVNSLERPRQILVMVKAGGPVDGVIQQLKPLLEEGDMIIDGGNSLYEDTERRTQELEASGLGFVGMGVSGGEEGALNGPSLMPGGTEAAYQELEPILTKIAAQVDDGPCVTFIGPGGAGHYVKMVHNGIEYGDMQLIAEAYDILKNVLGLTNQELGEVFTQWNETDELNSFLIEISADIFKYVEPDTGKELIDFILDSAGQKGTGRWTVVSSLELGVPIPTMYAAVNARVISGYKEERLAAAKELTGPVVKAYSGDKQEFIAKVRDALYCSKMCSYAQGMALLSKASQEYNYNLNLGEIARIWKGGCIIRAGFLDKIKSAFSDNPELPNLLLAPEFKQSILDRQQAWRDVLVVSNQSGIAVPAFSASLDYFDSYRRDRLPQNLTQAQRDYFGAHTYERIDKPRGEFFHTQWT, from the coding sequence ATGGTAAAAAGAAGCTTTGGCGTGATTGGCTTAGCCGTAATGGGAGAAAACCTAGCCCTCAACGTAGAAAGTCGAGGGTTTCCCATCGCCGTCTATAATCGAACTTCTGCTAAAACAGAAACCTTTATGAGCGAAAGAGGACAAGGGAAAGACATTAAAGCTGCTTATTCTTTAGAAGAATTTGTTAACAGTTTAGAACGTCCCCGTCAAATCCTGGTAATGGTAAAAGCAGGAGGTCCTGTAGATGGAGTAATTCAACAACTTAAACCTCTTCTTGAAGAAGGAGATATGATTATCGATGGTGGTAACTCTCTCTATGAAGACACAGAAAGACGTACCCAAGAATTAGAAGCCTCCGGATTAGGTTTTGTCGGTATGGGAGTCAGTGGCGGTGAAGAAGGGGCGTTAAATGGTCCTTCCTTGATGCCTGGAGGTACAGAAGCTGCTTATCAAGAATTAGAGCCAATTTTAACTAAAATCGCTGCTCAAGTAGATGACGGTCCTTGTGTGACCTTTATCGGACCTGGAGGGGCGGGTCATTATGTAAAAATGGTACACAATGGCATTGAATACGGCGATATGCAGTTAATCGCTGAAGCTTACGATATCCTGAAAAATGTTCTAGGATTGACTAATCAAGAGTTAGGAGAAGTATTTACTCAATGGAACGAAACTGACGAGTTAAACTCCTTTTTAATCGAGATTAGCGCCGATATCTTTAAATACGTCGAACCCGACACAGGTAAAGAGTTAATAGACTTTATCTTAGACTCAGCAGGACAAAAAGGTACAGGACGTTGGACTGTAGTTAGTTCTCTAGAATTAGGTGTCCCCATTCCTACTATGTACGCTGCGGTTAACGCTCGGGTTATATCTGGATATAAAGAGGAAAGATTAGCAGCAGCTAAAGAGTTAACAGGACCTGTAGTTAAAGCTTATTCAGGAGATAAACAAGAGTTCATCGCTAAGGTTAGAGATGCTCTCTACTGCTCAAAAATGTGCTCTTACGCTCAAGGTATGGCTCTATTGAGTAAAGCTTCTCAAGAATATAACTATAACCTTAATCTAGGGGAAATCGCCCGTATCTGGAAGGGAGGTTGTATCATTAGAGCAGGATTTTTAGATAAGATTAAATCAGCTTTTAGTGATAACCCTGAGTTACCTAACTTATTGTTAGCTCCTGAGTTTAAACAGTCTATTCTCGATCGACAACAAGCTTGGCGAGACGTTTTAGTGGTTTCTAATCAATCTGGTATCGCTGTACCCGCTTTTAGTGCTTCTCTAGATTACTTTGATAGCTACAGACGCGATCGCCTTCCTCAAAATCTTACCCAGGCTCAACGGGATTATTTTGGCGCACATACTTATGAGCGTATTGACAAACCCAGAGGTGAGTTTTTCCACACTCAGTGGACATAA